Part of the Lotus japonicus ecotype B-129 chromosome 6, LjGifu_v1.2 genome, ACTTAAGGTCAGAGAAGGCAAAGAGGATTTGTCTCcaaattttgtaaaaaaaagttTTGATACTATCTTCAACAATATGAAGTAGTTCAAAAGAAATGTTGTCATTTCCATTATTAACATTAGGATACATACATTGAATAGATATATTTCTAACATAAAATGAGATAACTAGAAGATTTTATGGGGCCTGATAATAAGTCACCTAATGagtaagtgcatgtttggaaatccttctacaattgattctaaagctagAATCAATTATGAGGAGAAGTTTATCTGAGTATCTGCtgggtttcagaattgattccgaGGAAAGATGTTGAACCAAACATGAAAGTTGTATTGACAAATTTAAAACCTCAAATGTGGGCCTACAGCTTCCCAGACATATCCATAAATTAAGGCAACAACTGTAAACTATTTTCACAAATTAAGAAACATGAAATAATCCTAATCGAACATATTTatatagaaaataaattaaataaaaatccataaATTAAACCTACATGTATAAATTATTTTCACAAATTAAGAAACATGAAATTATCCTGATAGAACTTATTTatatagaaaataaattaaatataacaaTCTACATGACAATTTTGTGATAGGAAAAAAGAAGCAAATTAGATATTGATCTTGttaatgttttttattattACATGAGTAAAAGGATAGGCAATAGATCCCTAGCCCTTCATACACAAGGAACTTTGTCAAGAATTAATTTAGATAGCTATTTTTCCGAGTAGAAGCAATAAGTAAAACTATAACAAAACTATGGCAGAGAGATACCTTGCGGACCGTTGTAACTGATACACCTTTGCTGACAAGAGTGTCTGCAATCCAACCTCCAAGATTTGCAGAAAGTGCCATTGTAAACCACGGTAAAACACAAAACAGCCCCGATTCTGTAAGGTTGAACTTCAAAACCTAGGATTATATTTGAAAATAACTTGGTTAGCTTTAAACAATCATTTGTTTTCCGAGTATCAAAGAAGattacaaatcaaaatattttgtAATTGGTATGTCAAGATGTTAGTTAAAACTTCCAATCAAAAGATGAAATCTATAAGCCTCAGGATCAATAATACTAAGAGTTGAGCCTTTGACAAATATTTCCAGTAGGATGcgtaaaatattaaatatcagAAAGCATGCTCACACATTGAATTATATGACATCAAAGGTTGACAACTAAGTAGAGTGAATGAGCTGCTTGTTTATACCAATAAACCATGTTGTTATCAGGTGAGATAGTTTCAACAAAAGAATGAGATGAATGGATAAGAAGATAGTAGAATGAGCAGGGAGTTGAAGGTTCTGGGAgaaaggatgaagaggtaatAATCTGAACTCTCTATTATAGCTTTAAAGAGAAAAAGCCTCAGGCAGTAAAAATCAAAAGCTTCAACATGCAAATAAAAAGAACATAGCAATAGCATCATAAATGGCTTCTGAAACCATGGTCTATAGCCAACTGATGAAAAGCAAATGTGCACACCATCTCttattctctttttcttcctttgtccCAATATTATTTAGATCATTTGCTTGGTTTCCTACTTCTGTAAATTACAGCATCAATGTTCCCTCTTCCCTGTCCATATCTTATACCTAGAACCAGATGATGAAAACAATTTAAGTTGTGGTTCCTTGAGTACTTCTCCTTGCATATAGGTACAGGAAACTTTATCATCCAAAGAAATTTATGCACAGCAGTTGTAAGGACTAAAAAAGAAAATACGGGCATGATCTAGCTCCTTCTGTACCACATCATGTACTTGGGTAAAATgcccaaaaaacaaaaagaaatactccctccgttccaaaactattgtagttttagttttttcacaaagtttaagagttcattaattggTGTTATAATTTGACTAAAATACCCtaatttaatatgagttataagaaagaaagagaatgaaaatcattggtcaactaattggtgagaGTTGTGATTGGTAGAAATAAAAGGTGGTACTTGGGAGATACActattaaatgagggcatgaatggaagagaatgagataaagtgctttggatatgtaaaacaacaatgattttggaacaaaataaaaaagctaaaactacaatagttttggaacggagggagtacttacTTGATTATAGTATGTTGGCATCCATGTTAGAAGAATGAAAGTTCCCCAGTTATGGCAAAAATGGGACACTATCAGGGCCCAGACAGGTGCTTTTGACAAGATTAATCCCCAAGGTATTTCTTTCAATGGTTCCTTGGAAAAACTATTGGTAGGAATcaacttcttttcttcaggCCGCAATTCAGGATCTTCAAGAGGTGAACTATGTGCCTATGAATTCcagaaaaaacagaaaagattagCACATGAGAAAATAGTAAATATTCTAAGATAGTGAGAGCTTCAAGGGGGGAAGTTGTGGTCGcaaaaatcataataaagaaTCAACCTTCAAGTCAAAAAAGTGTTTCTATCAAGAGAGAACATGTGCGCAAGTATTTTCAAAGTTCATAGAGAAACCATCTATGTTCGTGCGCATTTGGAAATCCTtcaacaattgattctaaagacaaaatcaattatggggagaagaaactatgagtagcttctgagtgccagaattgattctgaggaaagATAAGCTGAACCCAACATGCTAGAAAAGGAAATCATTAAACAATACAAATCTTACCTTACTAAGCCACACAGAAAACCAAACCGTCCCTAGAGAACCAAAGGAGTAAAATACTGATGGCCATCCAAACTGATGAATTAGGAAGGGTGAAAAGGCCAGTCCAGTAACTGATCCTAGGTACATGCCACTGTAGACAAGCGCTAGTGATCTACTTCTCTCTGCCACAGGAACCCATTTAGATAGAATATTATTCATGGCTGGCATAGCAACACCCTAGAAGGGGGTCAAAGGAAGTCAGCTCAACATGTAAAAAAGCTatcatgacattgtattgtcACTAACTAGATTAATCTAATCATTACTAAAATCAGTGACAATATGGATTATAGCAAAAgaacatttaatttatttatttatcattagaTTTTTCTTTTCCAACTAAACAGAAATTGTAAGCTTTTTCCTACTAGTTTAATGCAGGAATGCATACAGTTTAGATCATTTTAACAGAACCCACCTCACCAATCCCCATTAGCGCACGAGCAACTAGTAGGAAAGGCAACCCAAGTTTGGCAGCTACAGGAGTGAGAATAGTCGCAACAGACCACCAAACCACTCCAAATCCTAATACCTGCTTTCCCCCTACTTTGTCTGCCCATACTCCACCAGCAATCTGCAACAAATGTCCACCTATGCTTAAGAGTCATGGCTCCAAGTTCAAATCCATACAAACAATTAAAGAGTTACAAGTCAGACTTAAATTTATCAAAATGAAATCACATTTACCTGAGTGAGGAGGTATCCCCAAAAGAATGAAGACTGTATTAAACCGACAGTGCTGGGGCTCCAGTTGTACTCTGCTGACATAGGAAGTATAGCAATGCTCATATTTACCTGCACATGTGAAACAGATTGAAGTTTCTTTGAGCTAAAGCTAACTGAAGACTCCAAACTCCACAGCAGTACTAAACTACTAATCTAAGGTTTTCAAATTCAACCATTtggtttctttctctctttcactttccATGATAACCAAATTTAGATATACTTAATTAAGTGAACCCCAGTGATGAGACATGCTTTTTTTGTGGTTAAAAGTGTTGATACACGCTTCTATAAACCCAGGGCGCCTTTTTGTAATGGGTTTACTCAATTACACTTACTTTAGCTGCTCATGAGCATGGCCAGCCCAACTCTAAGGCAAGTGAAGCCCTTGTTTTAGGCtcaaaaaatattaaagaaaGTCATTGAGTAGCTGATAAGTGACATTAAAAGCAAGTATATAATCAATTTTGATATATAGACATCCAAACAGTAACGACACCCCACAGACATCCAATTTTTTCTCTATATCTCTTTTTCCAtcacatcacatcatatatcacattcatCACTtacctctcttctctttctttcacACTCTACTAAATTTGGGTGTCTACTGTCTACACTCTACACTCAAATGGGTGCCTACTTGTCATTGACTCATTGTTGATATATTATTACTACAACAGACCCTAGTAATACTCTCTTTCCTAAGTTATAACTAACCTATTTATCTCATTCATTTGACTATTTATATTCTatgaatcaaaattcaaaatcatcaaaatacttgttacCAAAACAAGTCATCAAAAATActaattaccataaatgttTAATACCTACTAAATACAAACTAACATTAGTTACACTTTTCAAATATTGTATATTGTTctttcaacaacaacaatagcCTTATCCCACAAAGTGAGGTTGGCTATATGAGGAACATTGTTGATAATGGGATTATTTTTAACAACATCTTCCCATGTTCTTTTTGGCCTTCTTCTACCTCTCTTCTCATGACTAAATACCATATTATCAACCCTTCTCCCCAGTGCCTCCATAGTCCATAGGTCTTCTTTGAAAATGTCAATACCACCTTACCGATTTTCCGTCAGCTTCTCCACAATAGGCGTCAATCCAATACCTTCTCTTAATCCGGTCATTGCGTATCTTATCCTTTCTATTGTGCTGACTCATCCATCTTTAACATTCTCATTTCTGTTACTCCAACTTCTCCCTCATATTGTCCCACTAAAGCCCAACATTTGCTACCATAGAGGGAGATGGTTTACGAGTTTAAAAAGTTGAAATGGTGAAATATGACTGAAATCTGTTAATATTGCTATTCTatagtttcaactttcaaataaattatttttatcaatTAAAACATACCTTATCTTAAAGTTGGGCTTTAATCTAGGTGCAGCCCTGCTAATGACAAGTAACCATTGCTCTACAGCTATAGTTTCATAGCAAAAGGACAATGCTTTGAGAGAGGAATGCAGTTTTGAATAGGGGAGAAATGGGGAAGGGTGCTTACTCTGTCCATGTTACAAAGGAGAAACGCAGAGAAGCAGAGGATGACGATGACCCATCTCTTAGGAAACACTTGCCACCACGCTGCTGCAACTTCTTCCAGCTCCTCCACATCATCCAAACCAGGGACCTTCTTCTCAAGGGCAACATCCTCATGCAAGCTGGATGATTCGTGCGCGTGCTTCTCCGACTTGACATCCGCCCACACCTTTCCACCACCGCCCCTTCTGCCGGTAACACGGAAGACGAGGCAGCTCCGCAAGTGTAAAGGGAACAGTGAAGTActggaggaggtggtggaagTTGCATGGTTGAAGTGGGTGGTTCTGCGTGAAGGGGAAGAGGGTGAAggaggagagaaagagaaaacaaGAGCTCTGCCACTCATCgtggctcttcttcttcttcttcctctgctctGGTTGGAGCTTGCGGTTACTGTAACAGCTCAAGATTTGAAGGGACAGTGGAGGGGATATTTATCTGCACTGGTCCTCGTTTTGACACGTGGAGTATGTTTAGAAACGACTCACTATGACAGGTTAAGGAAGGACTATTGGATGGGAGGAGAGTATCATgatcatctatatatatatatatctatatatattcatTCAAATCAAATCTATTACCCGTGGCCGATCCATGATCTGGGCGGGTcagggttcaaatttttcaaataaacatatcagtaaatatataattaaaaatataacttTCTCATCTCTAGCATAGATTTTTTTTGGTGCAAATAGGTGAATCTTTAGTGTAAATAAGTGCAAAACCTggtctactagtataatttaaaattttcagggttcaaaaaaatatatataaaagggtgagttgaatttttttttccagcgggttcatctgaacccctTGAAAATTATGTCGTTTTTTAACTTACAAGACTTACACACACCAATATATATAGAGTGAATTTTGTGCCTGAGTAAAAATTTGGATACCGTGCATAAATGCAATGTGCGCCTATGGACAATTGACATGTGTAATACTTTAATGATATCGTGTATGAGGTGCCAAATATTTTTTATTGCCATCCCAGTTATGTTTATTACTATTAGGCCCCTAGGATTTACCTTGTAAATTTAGAAAGTTATGTTTAATTCTTTGAACAGTCGACGTTTGTTTTCTGCTTTCGGAAAAATCCCACCATTGCAGAGTAGGCATTGTGCTAAGACATAGAAGAACATGGAAACAACTTGAGGCTTAGCGCAGAGAGTGGAAGGGACGATGTTTCTTGGAAGCATTTTGCTGAAGGTTTGAAAATAGGGCAAAACAAATTAGGGTTTCCAAAGAGGGAAAATTAGAGAGGGAAAGAATTGATGAAGAGGCTCCTATTGACGAAGAAGACCCACCTCTTGAAGGGTATAATCAATTTGTTTCTCGTTTTTGAAAAGAGGATTTTTGTTTTCGCATAAAAGGGGAAATTGAGGACTGAGTGGGGGAGaattgtgtaagatcaagttttgatcaagtagtacaactctatgttttgatgattgtaacaccccgatttcggtggcgtcactttagtaaccaaagaaataacttaagcggaaaaacgtgaattatttttttttcgataatgtaagtaaagacagaaagagatgaaactctaaaacgaagataacagaactaatatacaatatgattacagcccccactgtaagttgtaaaccacgtcacgagtaaacctccagtgacggaaagtaaaaaagagtaacgcccgt contains:
- the LOC130723707 gene encoding sodium-dependent phosphate transport protein 1, chloroplastic, whose protein sequence is MSGRALVFSFSPPSPSSPSRRTTHFNHATSTTSSSTSLFPLHLRSCLVFRVTGRRGGGGKVWADVKSEKHAHESSSLHEDVALEKKVPGLDDVEELEEVAAAWWQVFPKRWVIVILCFSAFLLCNMDRVNMSIAILPMSAEYNWSPSTVGLIQSSFFWGYLLTQIAGGVWADKVGGKQVLGFGVVWWSVATILTPVAAKLGLPFLLVARALMGIGEGVAMPAMNNILSKWVPVAERSRSLALVYSGMYLGSVTGLAFSPFLIHQFGWPSVFYSFGSLGTVWFSVWLSKAHSSPLEDPELRPEEKKLIPTNSFSKEPLKEIPWGLILSKAPVWALIVSHFCHNWGTFILLTWMPTYYNQVLKFNLTESGLFCVLPWFTMALSANLGGWIADTLVSKGVSVTTVRKIMQTVGFLGPAFFLTQLSHIHSPVMAVLCMTCSQGTDAFSQSGLYSNHQDIAPRYSGILLGLSNTAGVLAGVLGTAATGYILQHGSWDDVFKVSVGLYLVGTVVWNLFSTGERILE